From the genome of Bacteroidales bacterium, one region includes:
- the trkA gene encoding Trk system potassium transporter TrkA, which yields LGIDALVCPESIAADELVRLLQQPSATEVFDFSEGRLMLFLVRLDEKSLVLNQTLNDIAHLNPKLDFRAVAIHRNGKTIVPKGDDHFQLNDLIYVVTKPSGIEELFRLGGKEKHKIHNVMIIGGGRIGRETARKLEDDFNVKLIEIDKDRCVHLSDLLHNTLIINGDARDTEILEDEGIRNMDAFIAVTDDTETNMFSCLLAKRLGVKRVIPLVENIDYIDISQSIGIESIINKKLITASHIVQYTMDAEVTAIKCLSGIDAEVLEFVVKPKAKITKGPISKIKTPPGSLIGGIIRGKESFIATGSFQVEAGDKVVVFAVPDAIYKVSSLFN from the coding sequence CACTTGGCATTGACGCTTTGGTTTGCCCTGAGAGTATAGCTGCAGATGAACTCGTAAGATTGCTGCAACAACCTTCAGCAACCGAGGTTTTCGATTTCTCTGAAGGGCGGTTGATGCTATTTCTCGTGAGGTTAGATGAAAAATCCCTGGTTCTGAACCAAACACTCAATGATATAGCTCACCTAAACCCAAAACTCGATTTCAGGGCAGTGGCAATCCACCGGAACGGTAAAACAATTGTGCCCAAAGGAGATGATCATTTTCAGCTAAACGACCTTATTTATGTTGTAACCAAGCCCAGTGGTATCGAGGAGTTATTCCGGTTGGGCGGTAAAGAAAAGCACAAAATCCACAATGTTATGATTATTGGCGGAGGGCGAATTGGTCGTGAAACAGCCCGAAAGCTTGAAGACGATTTCAATGTAAAACTGATAGAGATTGACAAGGATCGGTGCGTGCACCTTTCTGACCTGCTCCACAATACACTGATCATCAATGGTGATGCCCGGGATACCGAAATACTTGAAGACGAAGGCATCAGGAATATGGATGCTTTTATAGCAGTTACCGATGATACCGAAACAAACATGTTTTCCTGCCTGCTTGCCAAGCGCCTGGGCGTTAAACGTGTGATCCCACTTGTTGAAAACATTGACTATATTGATATTTCGCAGAGCATAGGTATTGAATCAATCATCAATAAAAAACTGATTACCGCCAGCCACATCGTACAATATACAATGGATGCTGAAGTCACAGCAATCAAATGCCTGAGCGGCATTGACGCCGAAGTGCTGGAGTTTGTGGTCAAACCCAAGGCAAAAATTACAAAAGGACCTATCAGTAAAATTAAAACACCGCCCGGATCGCTAATTGGAGGCATTATACGTGGCAAGGAAAGTTTTATTGCCACCGGAAGTTTTCAGGTTGAAGCTGGCGACAAGGTGGTTGTGTTTGCTGTACCTGATGCAATCTACAAAGTTTCTTCGCTTTTTAATTAA